Genomic segment of Polynucleobacter necessarius:
GCAAAACATAGGCATTGACTACGTTGCTACTTTGTTGCTGTTGGTTGGACATAAAATACTCTCAGATAAGGAAACTGGTCGAGCGGCCGAATACAATACGACATACTTCATTAACTTCATATTGTAGTGCTGACCACGACTTTTTAGGCCAATCTCATGTCTACCCAAGCCCGTATTGTTTTTATCGTTTCTGTGATGGCACCGGAATTACCGCCGAAAACTTCAGTCAGTCGATTTTGGCCCAATTTGAGGCCATTTTTAAGCACATTCGGGTACCTTTTGTAGATAGGCCCTGAAAAAGCGCATGATGCCGTTTCCAGCATCAATCAGGCAGCCTCGAAATATGGGGTTCAGCCCATTGTTTTCACCACTTTGGTGAATCCCGAGCTTAACAAGATTGTCGGCAAGGCTAATGGCTTGATTCTGGATATGTTTCAGACCTTCGTGGCCCCTTTGGAACAAGCGCTGGGCGTTAAATCGACCCATGCCATGAACCGCCTTCATCACAATGCAGATACTGAGGCCTATAAAAACCGTATTGAGGCCATCAATTACTCCTTAGCACACGATGATGGTCAATCAAACAAGAACCTCGCCGAGGCTGATGTTATTTTGGTGGGCATTTCTCGGGTAGGCAAAACACCAACTAGCCTATATTTAGCAATGCAATATGGGATGAAAGCAGCTAACTACCCCCTCATTCCTGAAGATTTTGAACGTGGGCAATTACCAAAAGATTTGATTCCCTATCGCAATAAGATTTTTGGCTTAATGATTGATGCTGAACGCTTATCCGAGATCCGCAATGAGCGACGCCCAGGCAGTAACTATGCCAAGTTAGAAAACTGTCGCTATGAAATCAATGAAGCCACCGCCATGATGAAAAAAGAATCTATTCCTTGGGTAGCTACAACCAGTAAATCGATTGAAGAGATTGCTACCACTGTATTGCAATCTATTAAGTCGGACAAAACAATACTAGGCTAGAAAAGTATTCTTCAAGGTCTACTTTCGACCCATAAGCGACGGCGGCAGAAAACAAAAAAACCCACCGAAGCGGGTTTCTTATCTAAATCTAATCGGCTTTACTTACAAACCAATCGTATAAGTCGCCATCACAGTGGTTGTAGAGACGGCTTGATATGGTTCTTGACGATAGATTCCAGTCAATCCGATGCGTTGATTCTTCTCAACATCATAGGTAGCCCCTAGCGTTGCTGTTGGGCGAGTCTTTACTGGATTGGCATTGAAATTAATCGGAGTTAGCCCAGCTATTCCAGTTGCTGAGTAAGTGCCGTTGCTGGTGTTGGTATCTGTTTCAACGCCAGCGCTAGCAAAGAGAGTCGCTTGCGGGATGAACCTGTATTGAGCGCCAACACCAGCTAGTGCTGTTGTTGCATTGGTATTGAGTGATGAGTAGGCCAGTGGCGCAGTAACAGTGGCAGATGCGCCTTCTATATAGCCGCCCATATTGTTTTGTGTATAACGCATACCAACATATGGACTCACGATAACGTTCTCAACAACACCAAAGCCATACTTAGCTACTACTTGCGCGCCTTGGCTATTAAGTTGGGATGAGCCGGAACCTGCTTCAGAAGTACCCACTACAGGACGAGTAACGGTAGTATTCTTTTGCCCATAAGCAGCAGAGATCTTGACTTCGGCACCCTTGCCATCTAAGCGTTCATTCCAGGCACCAAAGAGACCAATGAGTGGTGTGTTGTTACCCAAGTTCACTGTAGAGCCTGCATTATTCACAGACAAGTTCTGATCTGCGTAAGCGCCTACACGAACTGATGGTATTACACGATAAGCGGCAATCAATAATGCGCTGGTATTATTTAAACCATTGGCTGCTGATACGGCAGTATTACGACCGCCAGCGGAGACGCATACATTATTAGCGCCAAACACATTACAGTCATAAGAGAAGCTATTGGCGAGAACAGTGTTTTGTAGGGTGAAAGTATTTTGCAGGGCTGAAGCAGTATTGACGAGAGATTGTTGTGTGTCAGTGGTTGAGGCACCATTAATGACTAAGTCCCAAACACTTCCAGAGGAATTAATCAGCACCCAGGTAAAGCCATTGTAATTTCCTGACGTTACCACCAAGGTTTGAAGATGCAACCCCTGAGAGCACTGAAGAGTATGTGCCCTTGTTGATTGTAGAGCCA
This window contains:
- a CDS encoding autotransporter outer membrane beta-barrel domain-containing protein encodes the protein MLINSSGSVWDLVINGASTTDTQQSLVNTASALQNTFTLQNTVLANSFSYDCNVFGANNVCVSAGGRNTAVSAANGLNNTSALLIAAYRVIPSVRVGAYADQNLSVNNAGSTVNLGNNTPLIGLFGAWNERLDGKGAEVKISAAYGQKNTTVTRPVVGTSEAGSGSSQLNSQGAQVVAKYGFGVVENVIVSPYVGMRYTQNNMGGYIEGASATVTAPLAYSSLNTNATTALAGVGAQYRFIPQATLFASAGVETDTNTSNGTYSATGIAGLTPINFNANPVKTRPTATLGATYDVEKNQRIGLTGIYRQEPYQAVSTTTVMATYTIGL